A stretch of DNA from Coccidioides posadasii str. Silveira chromosome 4, complete sequence:
GCAACGTGGGACTTTCTAGTTATATACATTcattatacggagtactcgcTTGTTCTTGTAGATTCTTCTCAGCTGGTCTGTCCCCATCTCGCAGGCAATGGAGTGGATAGGAAACGGCGGGATCCGCAACCTAGACTCCTAGAGTATATGGACTAACTATGTCTGACCGGACTTGTTCTTCAGCTCCATCACATGGGAGAATCTCAACAGTAATAGTGTTTGCCGTTAACGAATAGTGTGGCGCCCACCTACGAGAGAAAGCAACTTTAAGCGGGTACATTTCTGCAGACTCCCGTCAACAATTGTTTGCCTGTTGCCTTCTTCTGACAACCGTCGATACCAAGGATACTGTACTTCGTCCGTGGATCATTTACAGTCAATTGACTGGAAGGGCGAAGGCAGATTCGGCATCATGATGGTGGGTTGTTTCCCATATTCATGCAAGGGTTTTACATGGATTCATCTAGGAGATGCGCTAATTATTGGTTTAGTGAAGTAACTCCAGAGTACGGAGAACGGGGCGAGATCATAAAGTATAAGTAGGCAAGGGTTAAACAAAGATAGCATGCACACTTAGAGTAATTATTATAAacttgtactccgtatatatgTACGGAATACGCAAGCAGTTACACGGGCCAACGCGGAGAAAACTCCAGCCATCGGCATTTGCTGGCAGTGGAGGATTCTCGGAAGCTAACCGATAATCGATCTACATATGATGGCCGGTTCGCTGCCATCTAGTCATCGCGTGCTCCGCGAGCTATCCCCCAGCGTATATGCAGAGCGATGTAACTAGATAGGTTAACTAAGTTGTACtataactacggagtatatcgTCAACGATCGATGGGCAAAGGTAGGGAGCTGGCAAAAATAAATCGAATCCGTGATCCTTACCCACAAACAAACAATGATCTTTGATTGGACCCGTCGTCACCTCTGGTGCTCCACATCGTCTTCATAGTGCGGAGGGTTTCGATTGGGAGACCAAGGATCCATGGGAAGGATGGCCGTGGCCCTGACTAACCATAGGCTCGAGCCTCGACCTTCGCTGGCATTTTAGCTGCTGTCCCCTTGTACCATCTCCGCCCCGAGTGAACTTAAGGATTAACTAGGCGGGGAAAACCGCCAAATGGTCAAGCTGGCCACCCACTCGGATATTCGCAGAGACGATCACAATTGCCCTGAGATTCGATGATAGTCTCCAAGACGTAGGATTGGCAGGTCCATGTTTTGGTGACTACTTGTGTCCTGCATGCATGAAGGTGCGCCCTTCATACCCTGACAGCCGACATACACCCGCAATCTTGGGGTGCGattattatcttttttgatgttctttctcGCCGGGAAACACATGTTGGTTCCCTCCTCGGTCCTCGAGGCCACAACACATGTGAAAAGATTCAATTTCCCCCTTAGAGGCTCCACCCCCGCGTGCTTAATTCCAATAGACTCCCATTGAAACCAGGAAACCAGTAAACGAAGGCGAAGATGGGTTGTGTTTGGAGCCTATGGTCCATGCGGATGCAACTTGGCTCGCTATCCTCCAAAAGTGAGACACTGAGGCAGGCATTGAAATAGATATAAAAGGAGCCTACTGGACCCTCGTCTCCCCCCGTTTACCAGCTCGCCTCAAGGATTGCGGAACAAGCCAGTGTTATTCTCTCAGATTCTGTGCTCTAGTCGTCAGTTGGCCGTTGACAATTCTTTGAATCAAGATGAAGTTCTCTCACACCCTCGTTGCTTTGGCCGCTGCCGGCATTGCCAGCGCCCAGATTCCAAATATCCCACCTTGCGCCGTAAGCTTGTCCCGTCGATTGACTATAACACATCACCCTCTGACAGAATACTTGTCTTTTAGCTCATGTGCTTCATCGATGCTCTCGGCAACGACGGGTGCGAGAAGTTGACCGACTTCAAGTGCCACTGCGCCAAGCCCGAACTTCCAGGAAAGATCACGCCTTGCGTTGAAAAGGCTTGCCCCAACATTGAAGCCCGCATCTGTATGTTACCCGCCCTCTACTTGGGAAGAGCAGTTCCTGACCATAGTACCCTTTTCGGCTATAGCCGTCTCCAACATCGTTGTGGACCAATGCTCCAAGGCCGGTGTCCCGATTAGCATCCCACCAGCGGATACTCGCACTCCCACCCAACCTCCAAGCACCAGCCCTAGCGCTCCTCAGCCAACTGCCTGCATTCCCAAGCGCCGCCGTGCATGAACACGAGGAAGATAGGAGTTGAGGTCTCCACAGTGACGGTTGCCCCGTTGGGAGAgttttctttcttgtgcGACAGATCCACGCTATCTGCCACTCTGTAAATAGTAATCATCAAGGCATAATACAAATGCACGGATTTACATGCACTATCTTTTCCCCTGTCGTCGTCGGTTAGAGTTCGTGAACGATACCTCGTGGTCCCAGTCGAGGACTTGGGGACCGGAATGGAGAACGCGCTCTTCCCACGTTGCCCGAAACCTTATAGCGGGATGCGATGGAATGACAAGATCCAGACCACCAATTGGCTAACTAAGTGTGTAGCTGTCCAGAAGACAGCATGGCGGCCGCATCCCCAAGTGTAGAACAAAAGCGCGAGATATTTCGCTTAGGAGACTCGCGCAGAAACGGCAAACCTGCACAGTAGCTGAGATGTGTTTGGCATGATTGCATCCCACCCCAGTTTCACCcactcactctctctctctctctcacacacacacacacacacacacacagagagagagagagagagaagagagagagagagagagagaagagagagagagaagagagagagagaagagagagagagaagagagagagagaagagagagagagaagagagagagagaagagagagagagagtgtgtgtttCCTTAAGCATGGCTGTTAAGTTAGACACTGCTTAGACTTCTTCCTCTGCTGGTTGCTGTCGCTAGATGCCAGTATCCGAGTCCTTTCTCAATTCTCATGGGAGAATATGCAGTGTGATCTGTGGTCTTGAGATAGACGGAATGAGGATATCACCGAGTTGAAGATTAGTGATAATAGCTATTTCCAGCTGCTTGCTGCTCTCAAGCTCTGTGAAAAGCTTGACCGTGTAATCTTATTTGCCATCAGCACCATCGAGTAGCGAGTCAACACTCATGGGACAGAGAACGCCGGTGAGCGCCCGAAAGCCGGTTGCGGACATGGACCAGCCTCGTCAACACGACCAAACAGCCGCTTGGGCGGTCACCAATTGGTTTGATTGTTTCCTTGTGCAAATGCGCAAGTGCCGACAGAAGAGGTGACACACCGTGCAACAGGTCTGAATTTGACCCCATTTGATCTGCAGCTTATGGGATCCAGAATGGCTGTTTTTGTCGGGAGCGATTTTCTTTCCCTCACTCCAATGGACACCATCATTGGCCTGCTGTGCCTAGGACAGACCAGGGGGGCTGCTTGGCACGCTTGCTTTATTTCTCAAATATCCGCTTGCCTCTGCCGCCAATACGGGAGTCCGTAACACCGCAGCAAATTGGAGAGAACGCCCGCATCGACCGACGACGCACGACATCTCGAAAGGAGCTGCCATGCAGTTACGCAGAGTATGGCAGCAATGTGTAATAAACAGCTTTACCGCTGTGTTTTAAACAGCCTTCATACCTCCCGCTCAAGAGGAGTTGCCCATAAGCCGTCCTTCCGTCGATACGGACTGCTGAgtgctttcttttcccctGTAATTTTTGAAGTCGTCGCCCTCCCTTGCTTCTGATCATATCACCCATCGTCGGTCCTTCTCGAGCTCCTGGGTGCACATTGACATACACCCGACATCCCATACGTCCCGGCAGCTGGGTGCGCGTGGCTCTCATCttttaattttcttttctttttgtttggTTGCCTGCTTGTTGGTTTTTCCAAAAGAAAAACACGTGGCTTAGCTCCGCTCAGGTCCAACGCTCGTTGGAATAGTCAAGCTGTGAGAAGATTTTCACTCCTGCAAGCATATACGAGTCGCAGAAGAACCTGCAACGCGGACACCAAGAGCTGAGCGATATGAAACTCATGGTTGGCTGTTGATAGGCAGCTC
This window harbors:
- a CDS encoding uncharacterized protein (SECRETED:SignalP(1-18)~EggNog:ENOG410Q53U~COG:S), producing MKFSHTLVALAAAGIASAQIPNIPPCALMCFIDALGNDGCEKLTDFKCHCAKPELPGKITPCVEKACPNIEARISVSNIVVDQCSKAGVPISIPPADTRTPTQPPSTSPSAPQPTACIPKRRRA